Proteins from one Streptomyces genisteinicus genomic window:
- a CDS encoding DUF397 domain-containing protein: MRSSRRGTSRAGTGACRVLQGFRAYAHRRPYTRHPLSSLTKRRRGCSGRVAPRPREGRRRCRRRPAAPPLHLSAVRVDAVHVRDSKVADGPQLTLAPAAWGDFLGFAAR; this comes from the coding sequence GTGCGGTCGAGCCGGCGAGGGACGAGTCGAGCAGGGACTGGAGCTTGTCGAGTTCTTCAGGGGTTTCGCGCATACGCCCATCGTCGGCCGTATACCCGACACCCTCTGTCGTCATTGACGAAGCGGCGCCGAGGTTGCTCCGGTCGGGTTGCGCCCCGACCGCGCGAGGGCCGTCGTCGCTGCCGCCGAAGGCCGGCAGCGCCACCCCTGCACCTCTCGGCTGTACGGGTCGACGCCGTCCATGTCCGCGACTCGAAGGTGGCGGACGGCCCGCAGTTGACCCTCGCCCCCGCAGCCTGGGGCGACTTCCTCGGCTTCGCCGCGCGCTGA
- a CDS encoding CaiB/BaiF CoA transferase family protein: MAGTTPPQHDGAQPSPGATPPRRDGTLPLAGITVVSIEQAVAAPFATRQLADLGARVIKVERPGGGDFARRYDTTVHGESSYFVWLNRSKESVTLDLKTGAGRAVLDELLADADVFVQNLAPGAAERMGLGPAALAGRFPSLVPCTVSGYGTSGPWADRKAYDLLVQCQTGLVSLTGSAAQAARVGVSIADIAAGMYAYSGILTALFTRAVHGTVHPVEVSLFEALAEWMSQPAHYTAHSGAQPPRAGTQHATIAPYGTYTAADGTEVLISVQNEREWASLCRDFLGAPGLTGDPRFATGSARVRHRRELNALIAERFAASDGDAAMKLLDSIGIANAPVNDVAQFLDHPVLAGRDRWRPVGIPGGHTVSALLPPADLAGFVPRMDAVPALGEHTDAVLAALGYDSAAVDALRAGGVV; encoded by the coding sequence ATGGCCGGCACCACCCCACCGCAGCACGACGGAGCCCAGCCGTCCCCCGGCGCGACGCCGCCGCGGCGCGACGGAACCCTGCCGCTCGCCGGCATCACCGTCGTGAGCATCGAGCAGGCCGTCGCCGCTCCCTTCGCCACCCGCCAGCTCGCCGATCTCGGCGCGCGGGTGATCAAGGTGGAGCGTCCGGGCGGCGGGGACTTCGCCCGCCGCTACGACACCACCGTGCACGGAGAGTCCAGCTACTTCGTCTGGCTCAACCGCTCCAAGGAGTCCGTCACCCTCGATCTGAAGACCGGTGCCGGACGCGCCGTCCTTGACGAACTCCTCGCGGACGCCGACGTGTTCGTGCAGAACCTCGCCCCCGGCGCCGCCGAGCGGATGGGCCTCGGGCCGGCCGCGCTGGCCGGCCGCTTCCCCTCCCTCGTCCCCTGCACCGTCTCCGGCTACGGCACGAGCGGCCCGTGGGCCGACCGCAAGGCGTACGACCTGCTGGTGCAGTGCCAGACCGGACTCGTCTCGCTCACCGGCAGCGCCGCCCAGGCCGCACGGGTGGGGGTGTCGATCGCCGACATCGCCGCCGGCATGTACGCCTACAGCGGCATTCTCACCGCGCTGTTCACCCGGGCCGTGCACGGCACCGTGCACCCCGTCGAGGTCTCGCTCTTCGAGGCGCTCGCCGAGTGGATGAGCCAGCCCGCCCACTACACCGCCCACAGCGGCGCGCAGCCCCCGAGGGCCGGCACCCAGCACGCCACCATCGCCCCGTACGGCACCTACACCGCCGCCGACGGGACCGAGGTGCTGATCTCCGTGCAGAACGAGCGCGAATGGGCCTCCCTGTGCCGGGACTTCCTGGGTGCGCCCGGCCTGACCGGCGACCCGCGCTTCGCGACGGGTTCCGCCCGCGTCCGCCACCGCCGGGAGCTGAACGCGCTGATCGCCGAGCGGTTCGCCGCCTCGGACGGCGACGCCGCGATGAAGCTGCTCGACTCCATCGGCATCGCCAACGCCCCCGTCAACGACGTCGCGCAGTTCCTGGACCACCCGGTGCTGGCCGGCCGGGACCGCTGGCGTCCGGTGGGGATTCCCGGCGGGCACACGGTGAGCGCCCTGCTGCCGCCCGCCGACCTGGCGGGCTTCGTCCCGCGCATGGACGCCGTACCGGCCCTCGGCGAGCACACCGACGCGGTGCTCGCCGCGCTGGGCTACGACTCCGCGGCCGTGGACGCCCTCCGCGCCGGGGGTGTCGTCTGA
- a CDS encoding LysR family transcriptional regulator → MRAGDASRTAAGKGHLVDVKQLKALITVAEVGSVTRAAELLHLVQPAVTRQIRTLEEELGVPLFQRTRQGMRPTEAGQIMIDRARRALNELERARAEVQPSPGEVTGIVTVGLLESTSDLLAEPLVAALGAAHPGVELRLMTGYSGHLQQWLDDGDLDLSLLYNLDSTPSLNARPLVRERLWAVAPASAGLSAGTPVAFADVAAHPLVMPAAGHSLRTLIDGAAARAGATMHVAVQTNAMRVQKRLVLAGHGWTVLPGVGIAEDVARGELSAAPLHEPEVWRSIVLGTPRYGRVPPAVAAVARALVRTMEAAVRDGRWPSARWTATEGTAEGGATDAATDAGGAGT, encoded by the coding sequence ATGCGCGCCGGGGATGCCTCGCGCACCGCCGCCGGGAAGGGGCACCTCGTGGACGTCAAGCAGCTGAAGGCGCTGATCACCGTGGCGGAGGTGGGCAGCGTGACGCGCGCCGCCGAGCTGCTGCACCTGGTGCAGCCCGCCGTCACCCGGCAGATCCGCACGCTCGAGGAGGAGCTGGGCGTCCCTCTGTTCCAGCGCACCCGGCAGGGCATGCGGCCCACCGAGGCGGGCCAGATCATGATCGACCGGGCCCGCCGGGCGCTGAACGAACTGGAGCGGGCCCGCGCCGAGGTGCAGCCGAGCCCCGGCGAGGTCACGGGCATCGTCACCGTCGGTCTGCTGGAGAGCACCAGCGACCTCCTCGCCGAGCCGCTCGTGGCGGCGCTCGGCGCCGCCCACCCGGGCGTGGAACTGCGTCTGATGACGGGGTACTCGGGCCATCTCCAGCAGTGGCTGGACGACGGCGACCTCGATCTCTCGCTCCTGTACAACCTGGACAGCACACCGTCGCTGAACGCCCGGCCGCTGGTGCGCGAGCGCCTGTGGGCGGTGGCCCCCGCGTCGGCGGGCCTCTCCGCCGGGACGCCGGTCGCCTTCGCCGACGTGGCCGCGCATCCGCTGGTGATGCCCGCCGCGGGGCACTCGCTGCGGACCCTGATCGACGGCGCGGCGGCCCGTGCGGGGGCCACGATGCATGTCGCCGTGCAGACCAACGCCATGCGGGTGCAGAAGCGCCTGGTGCTCGCCGGGCACGGCTGGACGGTCCTGCCGGGTGTCGGCATCGCGGAGGACGTGGCCCGGGGCGAGCTCAGCGCGGCGCCGCTGCACGAGCCCGAGGTGTGGCGGTCGATCGTGCTCGGCACGCCGCGCTACGGGCGTGTGCCGCCTGCCGTGGCGGCCGTCGCGCGGGCTCTCGTCCGCACGATGGAGGCGGCCGTGCGGGACGGCCGGTGGCCGTCCGCCCGGTGGACGGCCACCGAGGGCACGGCGGAGGGTGGCGCGACCGACGCCGCGACCGACGCCGGGGGCGCCGGCACCTGA
- a CDS encoding alpha/beta fold hydrolase, producing the protein MTHHHRDHGTPSQDGGHDGFARTDDGVDLAYQRRGTGRTLVLLAGQANNHRWWDGVREDFHAAHSTLTLDQRGTGASGAPHGGWSTRRFAEDVIAVLDALGVDEADVYGTSMGGRVAQWVAALHPGRVRRLVLGCTSPGGPHAVERDGGVRRALAGSDPVAVRTALTELMYTPAWLARHPGPYRTLGDPDMPRHARHGHLLASNGHDAWDALPSITAPTLVLHGDEDRLTPPDNVPLLTARIPDARSRLFPGARHAYFEECRQEAGAVVRDFLT; encoded by the coding sequence ATGACCCACCACCACCGCGACCACGGCACCCCCTCGCAGGACGGCGGGCACGACGGCTTCGCCCGCACCGACGACGGCGTCGACCTGGCGTACCAGCGGCGCGGCACGGGCCGCACGCTGGTGCTGCTCGCCGGCCAGGCGAACAACCACCGCTGGTGGGACGGCGTGCGCGAGGACTTCCACGCCGCACACAGCACCCTGACCCTCGACCAGCGCGGCACCGGAGCGAGCGGCGCGCCGCACGGGGGCTGGTCCACCCGCCGGTTCGCCGAGGACGTGATCGCCGTCCTGGACGCGCTCGGGGTGGACGAGGCGGACGTGTACGGCACCTCCATGGGCGGCCGCGTGGCCCAGTGGGTCGCCGCCCTCCATCCGGGGCGGGTGCGCCGCCTCGTCCTCGGCTGCACCTCGCCCGGCGGACCGCACGCGGTCGAGCGGGACGGCGGGGTGCGGCGCGCACTGGCCGGGTCCGACCCGGTGGCCGTGCGGACCGCCCTGACCGAACTGATGTACACGCCCGCGTGGCTCGCCCGCCACCCCGGCCCGTACCGCACCCTGGGCGACCCGGACATGCCCCGGCACGCCCGGCACGGACATCTGCTGGCCAGCAACGGGCACGACGCCTGGGACGCGCTGCCCTCGATCACCGCGCCCACGCTGGTGCTCCACGGCGACGAGGACCGGCTGACCCCGCCGGACAACGTTCCGCTGCTGACCGCCCGCATCCCCGACGCCCGGAGCCGTCTGTTCCCCGGGGCGCGGCACGCCTACTTCGAGGAGTGCCGCCAGGAGGCCGGCGCCGTCGTGCGGGACTTCCTCACCTGA
- a CDS encoding AbfB domain-containing protein, producing MRPSLPPRNPRRRLPRWRRLTTALGTAAALCAGMLLAGGPSQAAEAAWTPKPAPMTTPWTNQVPVDKPLNEYPRPQLTRADWLNLNGIWDFAVTGANAGRPATFGEQIRVPFPAESALSGIQRKITQNDKLWYKRTFTVPAGWSGKRVQLNFGASDWRTTVWVNDQQAGAVHSGGYDAFTYDITPLLNGGTNTIVVSVFDPSETGGQAVGKQRIRETTPQPGGGIFYTAASGIWQTVWLEPTAAARVTRLDMVPDLGNSTLKVTVHGAGAGGHQARVTVSSGGTAVGTATGPVGSAFTVPVPGPRLWTPEDPFLYDVRTELVSGGTVADSVGSYTGMRSVSVGSVGGKQRLLLNGRPVFHNGTLDQGYWPDGIYTAPTDDALRYDLQKHKDLGFNMVRKHIKVEPQRWFYWADRLGLLVWQDMPSMDLRTPDAAARVQWEAEYDRIIDQHRSSPSVVMWVNQNEGWGQYDQARIANEVKAYDPSRLVNNMSGVNCCGSVDGGNGDVVDHHVYVGPGVTRPSATRAAVLGEFGGLGFRVAGHEWYPGGGFSYENQQSLGHLNDRYIGLIDAMRETQVPLGLSASVYTEITDVENEVNGLLTYDRQVVKVDEARVRAANQALINASRNPAAPTALPTGVNRSLRVTTPGFTDRYLRHQDALGFTEVVNASSSALLKADATWKIVPGLADGACYSFESRNYPGQYLRHREYRVHKEAGDGALFRADATWCPAPATGGVRLASYNFPDQYLRHYASELWLATPGGTHAYDTNDRFREDTTWSVDSPWAP from the coding sequence ATGCGTCCGTCGTTACCCCCACGGAACCCCCGACGCCGCCTCCCGCGGTGGCGCCGCCTGACCACGGCGCTCGGCACGGCGGCCGCGCTGTGCGCGGGCATGCTGCTGGCGGGCGGCCCCTCCCAGGCGGCGGAGGCCGCGTGGACGCCCAAGCCCGCCCCGATGACGACCCCCTGGACCAACCAGGTGCCCGTCGACAAGCCGCTGAACGAGTACCCGCGCCCGCAGCTCACCCGCGCGGACTGGCTGAACCTCAACGGCATCTGGGACTTCGCCGTCACCGGCGCGAACGCCGGCCGTCCCGCGACGTTCGGCGAGCAGATCCGCGTCCCCTTCCCCGCCGAGTCCGCGCTCTCCGGCATCCAGCGGAAGATCACCCAGAACGACAAGCTCTGGTACAAGCGCACCTTCACCGTGCCGGCCGGCTGGAGCGGCAAGCGGGTCCAGCTCAACTTCGGCGCCAGCGACTGGCGTACGACGGTGTGGGTCAACGACCAGCAGGCGGGCGCGGTCCACAGCGGCGGCTACGACGCGTTCACCTACGACATCACCCCCCTGCTCAACGGCGGGACGAACACGATCGTCGTCTCGGTCTTCGACCCGAGCGAGACCGGCGGCCAGGCCGTCGGCAAGCAGCGCATCCGCGAGACCACCCCGCAGCCCGGCGGCGGCATCTTCTACACCGCCGCGTCCGGCATCTGGCAGACCGTGTGGCTGGAGCCCACCGCCGCGGCCCGCGTCACCCGCCTCGACATGGTGCCCGACCTCGGGAACAGCACCCTGAAGGTCACGGTGCACGGCGCCGGGGCCGGCGGCCACCAGGCCCGGGTCACCGTCTCCTCCGGCGGCACCGCCGTCGGCACCGCCACCGGACCGGTCGGCTCGGCGTTCACCGTGCCGGTCCCCGGCCCCCGGCTGTGGACGCCGGAGGACCCGTTCCTCTACGACGTCCGCACCGAACTGGTCTCCGGCGGCACCGTCGCCGACTCCGTCGGCAGCTACACCGGCATGCGCTCGGTCTCCGTCGGCAGCGTCGGCGGCAAGCAGCGGTTGCTCCTCAACGGCCGGCCCGTCTTCCACAACGGCACCCTCGACCAGGGCTACTGGCCCGACGGCATCTACACCGCGCCGACGGACGACGCCCTCCGCTACGACCTCCAGAAGCACAAGGACCTCGGCTTCAACATGGTCCGCAAGCACATCAAGGTCGAGCCGCAGCGCTGGTTCTACTGGGCCGACCGGCTCGGCCTGCTGGTCTGGCAGGACATGCCCTCGATGGACCTGCGCACCCCCGACGCGGCCGCCCGGGTCCAGTGGGAGGCCGAGTACGACCGGATCATCGACCAGCACCGCAGCTCCCCGTCCGTGGTGATGTGGGTCAACCAGAACGAGGGCTGGGGCCAGTACGACCAGGCGCGGATCGCGAACGAGGTGAAGGCGTACGACCCCTCGCGCCTCGTCAACAACATGAGCGGCGTCAACTGCTGCGGGTCGGTGGACGGCGGCAACGGTGACGTGGTCGACCACCACGTCTACGTCGGTCCCGGTGTCACCCGGCCGTCCGCCACCCGGGCGGCGGTCCTCGGCGAGTTCGGCGGGCTCGGGTTCCGCGTCGCCGGGCACGAGTGGTACCCGGGCGGCGGCTTCTCCTACGAGAACCAGCAGAGCCTCGGCCATCTGAACGACCGCTACATCGGCCTGATCGACGCCATGCGCGAGACCCAGGTGCCGCTGGGCCTCTCCGCGTCCGTCTACACCGAGATCACCGACGTGGAGAACGAGGTGAACGGCCTGCTCACCTACGACCGCCAGGTCGTCAAGGTCGACGAGGCACGCGTCCGGGCCGCCAACCAGGCCCTGATCAACGCCTCCCGCAACCCGGCGGCCCCGACGGCCCTGCCGACCGGCGTCAACCGCTCCCTGCGGGTCACCACCCCCGGCTTCACCGACCGCTACCTGCGCCACCAGGACGCCCTCGGCTTCACCGAGGTCGTGAACGCCTCCAGCAGCGCGCTGCTCAAGGCCGACGCCACCTGGAAGATCGTCCCGGGCCTCGCGGACGGGGCGTGCTACTCCTTCGAGTCGCGCAACTATCCCGGGCAGTACCTGCGCCACCGCGAGTACCGGGTGCACAAGGAGGCCGGCGACGGCGCCCTGTTCCGCGCCGACGCCACCTGGTGCCCGGCCCCGGCCACCGGCGGGGTGCGCCTGGCCTCGTACAACTTCCCGGACCAGTACCTGCGCCATTACGCCTCCGAGCTGTGGCTCGCCACCCCCGGCGGCACGCACGCGTACGACACGAACGACCGCTTCCGCGAGGACACCACCTGGTCGGTGGACAGCCCCTGGGCCCCCTGA
- a CDS encoding pyridoxamine 5'-phosphate oxidase family protein, with translation MRETPEELDKLQSLLDSSLAGSTAHLRSIVEDRTITAAQLTGVLTGMCTLALSTVTAKGEPRISGADGHFLHGRWHFGTARSAAKARHLAARPAASVAHMRGEDLGVFTHGRVEELNPEDAATTADWEELLAYLKDFYGDDSFDWNREVVYYRLNPHWMTVYAPDLGKLTGT, from the coding sequence ATGCGCGAAACCCCTGAAGAACTCGACAAGCTCCAGTCCCTGCTCGACTCGTCCCTCGCCGGCTCGACCGCACACCTCCGCTCGATCGTCGAGGACCGCACCATCACGGCGGCGCAGCTCACCGGGGTCCTCACCGGCATGTGCACGCTCGCCCTCTCCACGGTGACCGCGAAGGGCGAACCGCGGATCAGCGGCGCCGACGGGCACTTCCTGCACGGCCGGTGGCACTTCGGCACGGCGCGCAGCGCCGCCAAGGCCCGTCATCTCGCGGCCCGTCCGGCGGCCAGCGTCGCGCACATGCGCGGTGAGGACCTCGGCGTGTTCACCCACGGCAGGGTGGAGGAGCTGAACCCCGAGGACGCCGCGACCACGGCCGACTGGGAGGAGCTCCTCGCCTACTTGAAGGACTTCTACGGCGACGACTCCTTCGACTGGAACCGCGAGGTCGTCTACTACCGGCTGAACCCGCACTGGATGACCGTCTACGCCCCCGACCTCGGCAAGCTCACCGGCACGTGA
- a CDS encoding acyl-CoA dehydrogenase family protein, with amino-acid sequence MSTLDILSEDEQFVVTTVRDFVDKDVKPVARELDHGNVYPEALIERMKALGVFGLAVPEEYGGTPVSTPCYVLVTEELARGWMSLAGAMGGHTVVAKLLLHYGTEEQKRRYLPRMATGEMRATMALTEPGGGSDLQAMRTVARRIEGDGGAAGYAVDGTKTWITNSRRSGLIALLCKTDPEAVPAHRGVSILLVEHGPGLTVSRDLPKLGYKGVESCELSFEDYRAPADAVLGGVEGRGFAQMMKGLETGRLQVAARALGVGRAALEDSLAYAQERESFGKPIWKHQSVGNYLADMATSLTAARQLTLYAAREAEAGRRVDMEAGMAKLFASETAMQIALNAVRIHGGYGYSTEFDVERYFRDAPLMIVGEGTNEIQRNVIASQLVKRGGLDG; translated from the coding sequence ATGAGCACCCTGGACATCCTGTCCGAGGACGAGCAGTTCGTCGTCACCACCGTGCGCGACTTCGTCGACAAGGACGTCAAGCCGGTCGCGCGGGAACTCGACCACGGCAACGTCTACCCCGAGGCCCTGATCGAGCGGATGAAGGCACTCGGCGTCTTCGGCCTCGCCGTCCCCGAGGAGTACGGCGGCACCCCCGTCTCCACCCCGTGCTACGTCCTGGTCACCGAGGAGCTGGCGCGCGGCTGGATGAGCCTGGCGGGCGCCATGGGCGGTCACACCGTCGTCGCCAAGCTGCTGCTGCACTACGGGACCGAGGAGCAGAAGCGCCGCTATCTGCCGCGGATGGCCACGGGTGAGATGCGTGCCACCATGGCGCTGACCGAGCCCGGCGGCGGCTCCGACCTCCAGGCCATGCGCACCGTCGCCCGCCGGATCGAGGGGGACGGGGGAGCGGCGGGGTACGCGGTCGACGGCACCAAGACGTGGATCACCAACTCCCGCCGCTCGGGTCTGATCGCGCTGCTCTGCAAGACGGACCCCGAGGCGGTCCCCGCGCACCGCGGTGTCTCCATCCTCCTCGTCGAGCACGGCCCCGGGCTCACCGTCTCCCGCGACCTGCCCAAGCTGGGCTACAAGGGTGTGGAGAGCTGCGAGCTCTCCTTCGAGGACTACCGCGCCCCCGCGGACGCGGTGCTCGGCGGTGTCGAGGGCAGGGGCTTCGCCCAGATGATGAAGGGCCTGGAGACCGGCCGCCTCCAGGTCGCGGCCCGCGCGCTCGGCGTCGGCCGCGCGGCGCTGGAGGACTCGCTCGCATACGCGCAGGAGCGGGAGTCGTTCGGCAAGCCGATCTGGAAGCACCAGTCGGTCGGCAACTACCTGGCCGACATGGCGACCTCCCTCACCGCCGCCCGCCAGCTCACCCTCTACGCGGCGCGCGAGGCCGAGGCGGGCCGGCGGGTGGACATGGAGGCGGGCATGGCGAAGCTGTTCGCCTCCGAGACGGCCATGCAGATCGCCCTCAACGCGGTGCGTATCCACGGGGGTTACGGCTACTCCACCGAGTTCGACGTGGAGCGCTACTTCCGGGACGCGCCGCTGATGATCGTGGGCGAGGGCACCAACGAGATCCAGCGGAACGTGATCGCGAGCCAGCTGGTCAAGCGGGGCGGCCTCGACGGCTGA
- a CDS encoding sporulation protein, with amino-acid sequence MVFKRLLGTLGVGGPEVDTVLDPGAVTPGGSLTGEVHLKGGDADFTIEHITLELVARVEAEHEDGESEGTVGFGRFTVGGGFRLAAGEPRRVPFALDLPWETPVTELYGQDLGIVLGVRTELGVAGAKDSGDIDRAAVRPLPVQEAILEAFGQLGFGFVSADLELGRIRGTGQQLPFYQEIEIAPSPRWADLVNEIEVTFLAGPAGVEVVLEADKRAGFHGEGHDALTRFTVAHHGGPADWNAEVDSWVRQLVEGNAAHGHGHGSHDAYGHGPHESHGHGHGSGPGVGTAVAAGAAGLAVGVVGGMVAAEVVDEVGDFFEGDEEEDEG; translated from the coding sequence ATGGTGTTCAAGCGGCTGCTCGGAACGCTCGGTGTGGGCGGTCCCGAGGTGGACACGGTCCTCGACCCGGGCGCGGTGACGCCGGGCGGGAGCCTCACGGGAGAAGTGCATCTGAAGGGCGGGGACGCCGACTTCACGATCGAGCACATCACCCTGGAACTGGTCGCCCGCGTGGAGGCCGAACACGAGGACGGCGAGTCCGAGGGCACGGTCGGCTTCGGCCGCTTCACCGTCGGCGGCGGCTTCCGGCTCGCCGCCGGCGAACCGCGCCGGGTGCCCTTCGCCCTCGACCTGCCCTGGGAGACGCCCGTCACCGAGCTGTACGGCCAGGACCTCGGCATCGTCCTCGGGGTCCGCACCGAGCTGGGCGTCGCCGGCGCGAAGGACAGCGGCGACATCGACCGGGCCGCCGTCCGCCCGCTGCCCGTCCAGGAGGCGATCCTCGAAGCCTTCGGGCAGCTCGGCTTCGGCTTCGTCTCGGCCGACCTCGAACTCGGCCGCATCCGGGGCACGGGCCAGCAGCTCCCCTTCTACCAGGAGATCGAGATCGCTCCTTCGCCCCGCTGGGCGGACCTGGTGAACGAGATCGAGGTGACCTTCCTCGCCGGCCCCGCCGGTGTGGAGGTCGTCCTGGAGGCCGACAAGCGTGCCGGCTTCCACGGTGAGGGCCACGACGCCCTCACCCGCTTCACCGTGGCCCACCACGGCGGCCCCGCCGACTGGAACGCCGAGGTCGACTCCTGGGTGCGGCAGCTGGTGGAGGGGAACGCCGCACACGGGCACGGGCACGGTTCCCACGACGCGTACGGCCACGGCCCGCACGAGTCCCACGGCCACGGCCACGGCTCCGGTCCCGGCGTGGGCACCGCGGTCGCCGCGGGCGCGGCCGGCCTCGCCGTCGGCGTCGTCGGCGGCATGGTCGCGGCCGAGGTCGTCGACGAGGTGGGGGACTTCTTCGAGGGCGACGAGGAGGAGGACGAGGGCTGA